From a region of the Panicum virgatum strain AP13 chromosome 2K, P.virgatum_v5, whole genome shotgun sequence genome:
- the LOC120691050 gene encoding uncharacterized protein LOC120691050 — MASPALTDDLLSDIFLRLPEPADLVRTSAACVPFRRLVTDRAFLRRFRALHPAPLLGFLDHNGFHPALPPHAAAPAARAVNLAADFSFSFLPSSSAGRGWVLRDVRDGRVLLDRAPEDGAGDDPSVFTEIAVCDPLHRRCVLLPAIPDDLAATVDQPLRVEFDRWSEPFLAPGGRGDPEDETSFGVIWMAQCRAKLVAFAFSSSSGQWRAVASLAWRDLMSGVGASSRSPAFSGRQYARGCFYWVMDWRDKLLVLDTRTMEFSIADLPSGCHRRQIAIVEAAEGRVGMFALRDHVADGAVSLYYTVRQDDADGSSHWQMEKTTPLDPEFRHYIRGAMERYILLLRFPEHLSSAGVHASSSAEMEDLECFSMDVRTFQLQRVCQLNHHILRAYIYTNFPPLLSPQSI, encoded by the coding sequence ATGGCCTCGCCGGCGCTCACCGACGACCTCCTGTCGGACATCTTCCTCCGCCTCCCGGAGCCGGCCGACCTCGTCCGCACCTCGGCCGCCTGCGTCCCGTTCCGCCGCCTCGTCACGGACCGCGCGTTCCTCCGCCGGTTCCGCGCGCTccaccccgcgccgctcctcggCTTCCTCGACCACAACGGCTTCCACCCGGCGCTcccgccccacgccgccgcgcccgcggctCGCGCCGTCAACCTCGCCGCGGATTTCTCCTTCTcgttcctcccctcctcctccgcgggcCGCGGCTGGGTCCTCCGCGACGTCCGCGACGGCCGCGTcctcctcgaccgcgcccccgAGGACGGCGCCGGAGACGACCCGTCGGTCTTCACGGAGATAGCGGTGTGCGACCCCTTGCACCGGCGGTGCGTCCTGCTCCCCGCAATCCCCGACGACCTGGCCGCCACCGTGGACCAGCCGCTCCGCGTGGAGTTCGACCGCTGGTCCGAGCCCTTCCTcgcccccggcggccgcggggaccCCGAGGACGAGACGTCGTTCGGGGTGATCTGGATGGCGCAGTGCAGAGCCAAGCTGGTCGCCTTCGCCTTCTCCTCCAGCTCCGGGCAGTGGCGAGCCGTCGCGTCGCTGGCCTGGCGCGATCTGATGTCCGGCGTGGGCGCGTCCTCAAGGAGCCCTGCGTTCTCCGGGCGTCAATACGCCCGCGGCTGCTTCTATTGGGTGATGGATTGGAGGGACAAGCTGCTCGTGCTTGACACGAGGACGATGGAGTTCTCCATTGCTGACCTCCCATCGGGCTGCCACAGGCGACAGATCGCCATTGTGGAGGCAGCGGAAGGCAGGGTTGGGATGTTTGCGCTCCGTGACCACGTTGCAGACGGCGCGGTTAGTCTCTATTATACTGTAAGGCAAGACGATGCCGATGGTTCTAGCCATTGGCAGATGGAGAAGACAACCCCATTGGATCCTGAGTTCCGGCATTACATCAGGGGTGCAATGGAGAGGTACATACTCCTGCTAAGGTTTCCTGAACATCTGAGCTCAGCAGGTGTGCATGCAAGTTCATCCGCGGAGATGGAAGACTTGGAATGTTTTTCGATGGACGTCAGGACCTTTCAGCTTCAGAGGGTGTGTCAATTGAACCATCACATTCTACGTGCCTACATATATACCAACTTTCCTCCATTGCTGTCTCCACAGAGTATCTAA
- the LOC120696191 gene encoding uncharacterized protein LOC120696191 yields the protein MALPPRPDGRLPEAPAPPVDGLADDILAAILIRLPTLADFGRSAAACSAFRRVIADPAFLRRVHALHPSLLLGFLTFRGGFRLTEPPYASAPAARAVARAADFTYSFLPGPSGWVVRDARDGRVLLSRDNGGGDGIFTKLGVCDPLFRRYVVLPQIPEDLGAAVQEPHLLDLERKFEVFLVPSDQEVAAAAQTSFRVVWMALCPTKLVTFIFSSVSGQWHAVASPTWNDLDPAKSRVTMTCRLLYFRSYAYGCFYWMMMSITPNFVVLDMARMEFSLLKYPSPFSGQASIIVEAGEARIGMFSFNARFGESFDLDMFSTVRPNQGEGTNEWKTMRGAILPHQYRYKILGVVNARLLIQGDLEFVDEDFLPPNVEVLSISLNIDYESVCGMIDEALHPLPLIGYPPSLSSPSI from the exons ATGGCGTTGCCGCCGCGGCCAGATGGGCGCCTCCCAGAGgccccagcgccgccggtgGACGGCCTCGCCGACGACATCCTCGCGGCCATCCTGATCCGCCTCCCGACACTCGCCGACTtcggccgctccgccgccgcctgctccgcctTCCGCCGCGTCATCGCCGACCCCGCCTTCCTCCGCCGCGTGCACGCCCTGCACCCGTCCCTCCTCCTCGGCTTCCTCACCTTCAGGGGAGGGTTCCGCCTCACCGAGCCGCCGTacgcctccgcccccgccgcccgcgcggtcgcccgcgccgccgactTCACCTACTCGTTCCTGCCCGGACCGAGTGGGTGGGTCGTCCGCGACGCCCGCGACGGGCGCGTCCTT ttgtccagagac AACGGCGGAGGGGACGGCATCTTCACGAAACTCGGCGTGTGCGATCCCTTGTTCCGCCGCTACGTGGTGCTTCCCCAAATTCCTGAGGACCTGGGCGCCGCGGTCCAGGAACCGCACCTTTTGGATCTCGAGCGGAAGTTCGAGGTCTTCCTCGTGCCGTCCGAccaggaggtggcggcggcggcgcagacgtCATTCAGGGTGGTTTGGATGGCGCTGTGCCCGACTAAGCTGGTCACATTCATCTTCTCATCTGTCAGTGGGCAGTGGCATGCTGTTGCGTCCCCCACTTGGAACGATCTGGACCCTGCCAAGTCCCGTGTGACCATGACGTGCCGTCTCCTGTACTTCCGCAGCTACGCTTACGGCTGTTTCTACTGGATGATGATGTCTATCACGCCCAATTTTGTTGTGCTCGACATGGCTAGGATGGAGTTCTCGCTTCTTAAGTACCCATCACCCTTTAGTGGGCAGGCTTCTATCATTGTTGAGGCAGGAGAAGCAAGGATTGGGATGTTTTCTTTCAATGCTCGGTTCGGAGAAAGCTTTGATCTAGATATGTTTTCGACAGTTAGGCCAAACCAAGGTGAGGGCACCAACGAATGGAAGACGATGAGGGGAGCAATACTGCCTCATCAGTATAGGTACAAGATACTAGGTGTGGTCAACGCTCGATTGCTGATACAAGGTGACCTGGAATTTGTCGACGAAGATTTTCTTCCGCCAAATGTGGAAGTTCTTTCGATTTCACTCAACATAGATTACGAGAGTGTCTGTGGAATGATTGACGAGGCTCTGCATCCTCTGCCACTCATTGGTTACCCGCCATCACTATCGTCACCAAGTATATGA